The following are from one region of the Paracoccus sp. S3-43 genome:
- a CDS encoding copper chaperone PCu(A)C translates to MIRKTLAVLAVMTPAAALAHDGLAIRDAYMRSANPQTAAAFMVVENHRDMDCQLTGVSSDAAEMVELHTHSEQDGVMKMHRIDGGIAIPAGGEHALARGGDHVMLMGLKKPLADGDSVPLTLDFGPCGTQQVEVTLDNDRAPEAAQHGHKSH, encoded by the coding sequence ATGATCCGCAAGACCCTGGCCGTTCTGGCCGTCATGACCCCTGCCGCCGCCCTTGCCCATGACGGGCTGGCGATCCGCGACGCCTATATGCGCAGCGCGAACCCGCAGACCGCCGCCGCCTTCATGGTGGTGGAAAACCACCGCGACATGGACTGCCAGTTGACCGGCGTGTCCTCGGACGCGGCAGAGATGGTCGAACTGCACACCCATTCCGAACAGGACGGGGTGATGAAGATGCACAGGATCGACGGCGGGATCGCGATCCCGGCGGGCGGCGAACATGCGCTGGCGCGGGGCGGCGATCATGTGATGCTGATGGGGCTGAAAAAGCCGCTGGCCGACGGCGACAGCGTCCCGCTGACGCTGGATTTCGGCCCCTGCGGCACGCAGCAGGTGGAGGTCACGCTGGACAATGACCGCGCGCCCGAAGCCGCGCAGCACGGCCACAAGAGCCACTGA
- a CDS encoding heavy metal translocating P-type ATPase has protein sequence MTVQSADLPVPGDPSDLITTRLSIEGMSCAACSGRVTRALSAQPGVRDAQVNLMTGSARIRHSPALPPADLAAVVTKLGYPATVPADAAPAAAPRTDESAALKRAFLTALALTLPVFLAEMGGHLVPAFHHGLHAAVGTAPLTWAQMILTALVLAGPGRRFFATGIPALLRGAPEMNSLVALGSGAAFLFSAVVVVLPGLIPPASRHVYFEAAAVIVTLILMGRWLEARAKGQAGAAIRALIDLAPDQATILQDGKPARIAVADLQPGDLVLLAPGERVAVDGVVTEGRGHVDEAMLTGEPVPAEKSPGDPVTGGTVNGSTALTFRVTATGADTTLSRIVAMVENAQNARLPVQALVDRITRVFVPLVIGLAVLTFLLWLVFGPDLAHAVVAGVAVLIIACPCAMGLAVPVSIMVGTGRGAQLGVLFRRGEALQRLAGARLIGFDKTGTLTRGHPELVAVQTDGIDEAQALRLAAAAEARSEHPLAAAIVAGAAARGLDLPPAADVQANAGRGLSATVEGRRLLIGNLAALTEGGTAPSASLRDQAEQAAAQGATPVHLAVDGRHVASFALADRIRPEAAQTIAALHGMGLKTAMLSGDVPATAQAVGGQLGIDRIQGGLMPGDKLEAIRAMGAGSVFVGDGINDAPALAAAETGIAVGTGTGIAIESADLVLMSGDLGGVPRAIRLSRAVMRNIRQNLFWAFAYNAALIPIAMGVLVPFGGPQLSPMLGAGAMALSSVCVVGNALRLRTAG, from the coding sequence ATGACCGTTCAATCCGCTGACCTGCCCGTTCCGGGCGATCCGTCCGACCTGATCACCACCCGCCTCTCGATCGAGGGGATGAGCTGCGCCGCCTGTTCGGGCCGCGTCACCCGCGCGCTGTCGGCCCAGCCCGGCGTCCGCGATGCGCAGGTCAATCTGATGACGGGTTCCGCCCGCATCCGCCACAGCCCCGCCCTGCCCCCCGCCGATCTGGCGGCGGTGGTGACGAAGCTGGGCTATCCGGCGACCGTTCCCGCCGATGCCGCCCCCGCCGCTGCCCCCCGCACCGACGAATCCGCCGCGCTGAAGCGCGCCTTCCTGACCGCCCTGGCGCTGACCCTGCCGGTTTTCCTGGCCGAGATGGGCGGCCATCTTGTCCCGGCCTTCCACCACGGGCTGCACGCGGCGGTGGGCACCGCGCCGCTGACGTGGGCGCAGATGATCCTGACCGCGCTTGTCCTGGCCGGGCCGGGGCGGCGCTTCTTCGCGACCGGCATCCCCGCCCTGCTGCGCGGCGCGCCCGAGATGAACAGCCTTGTCGCGCTTGGATCCGGGGCGGCGTTCCTGTTCTCGGCCGTGGTGGTGGTGCTGCCGGGCCTCATCCCGCCCGCCTCGCGCCATGTCTATTTCGAGGCCGCGGCGGTCATCGTCACCCTGATCCTGATGGGCCGCTGGCTGGAGGCCCGCGCCAAGGGCCAGGCGGGCGCCGCGATCCGCGCCCTGATCGACCTGGCCCCGGACCAGGCGACCATCCTTCAGGACGGCAAGCCCGCGCGCATCGCGGTGGCGGATCTGCAACCCGGCGATCTGGTGCTGCTGGCGCCGGGTGAGCGGGTCGCGGTCGACGGGGTCGTGACCGAAGGGCGCGGCCATGTCGACGAAGCCATGCTGACCGGCGAGCCCGTCCCGGCCGAGAAATCGCCCGGCGATCCGGTCACCGGCGGCACCGTCAACGGCAGCACCGCCCTGACCTTCCGCGTCACCGCCACCGGCGCCGACACGACCCTGTCGCGCATCGTCGCCATGGTCGAAAACGCGCAGAACGCCCGCCTGCCGGTGCAGGCCCTGGTGGACCGGATCACCCGCGTCTTCGTGCCGTTGGTGATCGGGCTGGCGGTCCTGACCTTCCTGCTGTGGCTGGTCTTCGGTCCCGACCTGGCCCATGCGGTCGTCGCGGGCGTGGCGGTGCTGATCATCGCCTGCCCCTGCGCGATGGGGCTGGCGGTCCCGGTCTCGATCATGGTCGGCACCGGGCGCGGCGCGCAGCTGGGCGTGCTGTTCCGGCGGGGCGAGGCGTTGCAGCGGCTGGCGGGCGCCCGGCTGATCGGCTTCGACAAGACCGGCACCCTGACGCGCGGACATCCCGAACTGGTCGCCGTCCAGACCGACGGCATCGACGAGGCCCAGGCCCTGCGCCTTGCCGCCGCGGCCGAGGCGCGGTCCGAACATCCCCTGGCCGCCGCCATCGTCGCGGGGGCCGCCGCGCGCGGGCTGGATCTGCCGCCCGCGGCCGACGTCCAGGCCAATGCCGGGCGCGGCCTGTCCGCCACGGTCGAGGGGCGGCGCCTGCTGATCGGCAACCTGGCCGCCCTGACCGAAGGCGGGACAGCCCCCTCGGCCAGCCTTCGCGATCAGGCCGAACAGGCCGCGGCGCAGGGGGCCACGCCGGTTCACCTGGCCGTGGACGGCCGCCATGTCGCCAGCTTCGCCCTGGCCGACAGGATCCGCCCCGAGGCCGCGCAGACCATCGCCGCGCTGCACGGCATGGGGCTGAAGACGGCGATGCTGTCGGGCGACGTCCCCGCGACCGCGCAGGCGGTCGGCGGGCAGTTGGGCATCGACCGGATCCAAGGCGGCCTGATGCCCGGCGACAAGCTTGAGGCGATCCGGGCGATGGGCGCGGGCTCGGTCTTCGTGGGCGACGGCATCAACGACGCCCCGGCCCTGGCGGCGGCCGAAACCGGCATCGCCGTCGGCACGGGCACCGGCATCGCTATCGAATCGGCGGATCTGGTGCTGATGTCGGGGGATCTGGGCGGGGTGCCGCGGGCGATCCGTCTGTCGCGCGCGGTGATGCGCAACATCCGGCAGAACCTGTTCTGGGCCTTCGCCTATAACGCCGCGCTGATCCCGATCGCCATGGGCGTGCTGGTGCCCTTTGGCGGGCCGCAGCTGTCGCCGATGCTGGGGGCGGGGGCGATGGCGCTGTCCTCGGTCTGCGTGGTGGGCAACGCGCTGCGGCTGCGGACGGCGGGCTGA
- a CDS encoding L,D-transpeptidase, whose amino-acid sequence MNRREMMLLAVPLMAAAYLAPPLVFAQGAANQQAASQQAPRDPYAPIEVAIRNDFEVGSIVVVSKDFFLYHVIAPGRAVRYGVAVGAAELVWKGRATVGRKVEWPSWTPTPEMIKRKPQQYGKWANGMPGGPTNPLGARALYLYNDKGQDTAIRIHGTTEPNSIGRAVSNGCLRMRNEAVMALYDQVPIGTPVYVY is encoded by the coding sequence ATGAACCGCCGTGAAATGATGTTGCTGGCCGTGCCGCTGATGGCGGCCGCCTATCTCGCCCCCCCGCTGGTCTTCGCGCAGGGGGCCGCCAATCAGCAGGCCGCCAGTCAGCAGGCCCCGCGCGACCCCTATGCGCCCATCGAAGTCGCCATCCGCAACGATTTCGAGGTCGGCAGCATCGTCGTCGTCAGCAAGGATTTCTTCCTCTACCACGTCATCGCGCCGGGCCGGGCGGTGCGTTACGGCGTGGCCGTGGGCGCCGCCGAACTGGTCTGGAAGGGCCGCGCCACGGTCGGGCGCAAGGTCGAATGGCCGTCCTGGACCCCCACCCCGGAGATGATCAAGCGCAAGCCCCAGCAATACGGCAAATGGGCCAACGGGATGCCGGGCGGCCCGACCAACCCGCTGGGCGCGCGGGCGCTGTATCTGTACAACGACAAGGGCCAGGACACCGCGATCCGCATCCACGGCACGACCGAGCCGAACTCGATCGGCCGGGCCGTGTCGAACGGCTGCCTGCGGATGCGCAACGAGGCGGTGATGGCGCTGTACGACCAGGTGCCGATCGGGACGCCGGTCTACGTCTATTGA
- the mnmH gene encoding tRNA 2-selenouridine(34) synthase MnmH codes for MALRLTRIADPALAGFDDIIDVRSPAEYAEDHLPGAINLPVLDDAERAQVGTIYKRVSPFDARKLGGALVAANAARHIAGPLSDRDGGWRGLIYCWRGGQRSGSFTTILSQIGWRVDRIEGGYKSWRALVVDRVQNRPVPAPVIVLDGNTGSAKTAILARLAARGWQVIDLEGLANHRGSLFGGRADPQPGQKLFEGRLAVALEGLDPARPVAVEAESSRIGNIVLPKSMWQALCAAPRLRLEVPVGARAAYTAARYGDMVDDPARVQAIVTALSPLHPAQRIEGWRAAVAAGDWRGLAEGLLRDHYDPRYLKHRLRYAAGERAVVVLDDLRDLDAAAARVEAALARLT; via the coding sequence GTGGCGCTGAGGCTGACGCGCATCGCGGACCCCGCGCTTGCGGGGTTCGACGACATCATCGACGTGCGCTCGCCCGCGGAATATGCCGAGGATCACCTGCCCGGCGCGATCAACCTGCCGGTTCTGGACGATGCCGAACGCGCGCAGGTGGGCACCATCTACAAGCGGGTTTCCCCGTTCGACGCGCGCAAGCTGGGCGGCGCTCTGGTCGCCGCCAATGCCGCGCGCCATATCGCCGGGCCGCTGTCGGATCGCGACGGCGGCTGGCGGGGGCTGATCTATTGCTGGCGCGGCGGGCAGCGGTCGGGCAGCTTCACGACGATCCTGTCGCAGATCGGCTGGCGGGTGGACCGGATCGAGGGCGGCTACAAGTCCTGGCGCGCCCTTGTCGTGGATCGGGTGCAGAACCGGCCGGTGCCCGCGCCGGTCATCGTGCTGGACGGCAATACCGGCAGCGCCAAGACCGCGATCCTGGCGCGGCTGGCCGCGCGCGGCTGGCAGGTGATCGACCTGGAGGGGCTGGCCAACCATCGCGGCAGCCTGTTCGGCGGGCGCGCCGATCCCCAGCCCGGCCAGAAGCTGTTCGAGGGCCGTCTGGCGGTCGCGCTGGAGGGGCTGGACCCCGCACGCCCCGTGGCGGTCGAGGCCGAGAGCAGCCGGATCGGCAACATTGTGCTGCCCAAGTCGATGTGGCAGGCGCTGTGCGCCGCGCCCCGGCTGCGGCTGGAGGTGCCGGTCGGCGCGCGCGCCGCCTATACCGCTGCCCGCTATGGCGACATGGTGGACGATCCCGCGCGGGTGCAGGCGATCGTGACCGCGCTGTCGCCGCTGCATCCGGCGCAGCGGATCGAGGGCTGGCGCGCGGCGGTCGCGGCAGGCGACTGGCGCGGCCTGGCCGAGGGGCTGCTGCGCGACCATTACGACCCGCGCTATCTGAAGCATCGGCTGCGCTATGCGGCGGGCGAAAGGGCGGTCGTCGTGCTGGACGATTTGCGCGACCTGGATGCGGCGGCGGCGAGGGTCGAGGCGGCTTTGGCGCGCCTGACGTGA
- a CDS encoding purine-nucleoside phosphorylase: protein MSKSGELARLIRDRAGDRAPEYGLILGSGLGPLSGTVDGVAIPYDNLPGFPHAGVSGHVPQLVIGQLEGRRVAVFGGRSHYYESGRADAMRLPLETLVALGTRKLILTNAAGSLRPDIPPGGLMLLNDHIAFAGTNPLIGEETDARFVPMTDAHDADLRAALTAAAQAEGIELPQGVYCWFSGPSFETPAEIRAARILGADAVGMSTVPEIILARFLGLRCAAVSVITNMGAGLSDESISHDHTKAMAPLGAAKLERILRRFLRDT, encoded by the coding sequence ATGTCAAAGAGCGGTGAGCTTGCCCGCCTGATCCGCGACCGCGCGGGCGATCGGGCGCCGGAATACGGGCTGATCCTGGGATCCGGCCTGGGGCCTCTGTCGGGCACCGTCGATGGCGTGGCGATCCCCTATGACAACCTGCCGGGCTTCCCCCATGCGGGGGTGTCCGGCCATGTCCCGCAACTGGTGATCGGCCAGTTGGAGGGCCGCCGGGTGGCGGTCTTCGGCGGACGGTCGCATTACTACGAATCGGGCCGCGCCGATGCGATGCGGCTGCCTTTGGAAACGCTTGTCGCGCTTGGCACCCGCAAGCTGATCCTGACCAACGCGGCCGGTTCGCTGCGCCCCGACATCCCGCCCGGCGGGCTGATGCTTCTGAACGACCACATCGCCTTCGCTGGCACCAACCCCCTGATCGGCGAGGAAACCGACGCCCGCTTCGTCCCGATGACCGACGCCCATGACGCGGACCTGCGCGCGGCCCTGACCGCCGCCGCGCAGGCCGAGGGGATCGAGTTGCCGCAGGGCGTCTATTGCTGGTTCTCGGGCCCCAGCTTCGAAACCCCGGCCGAGATCCGCGCCGCCCGGATCCTGGGCGCGGACGCCGTGGGCATGTCCACCGTGCCGGAAATCATCCTGGCCCGGTTCCTGGGGCTGCGCTGCGCCGCCGTCTCGGTCATCACCAACATGGGCGCGGGCCTGTCGGACGAATCCATCAGCCACGACCACACCAAGGCCATGGCCCCGCTGGGCGCCGCGAAACTGGAACGCATCCTGCGCCGCTTTCTGCGGGACACCTGA
- a CDS encoding ABC transporter permease → MDLNTVLQILDSAVRLMTPLLLACLAGLYSERAGVFDIGLEGKMLMAAFTAAAVAALTGNVWLGLIAGLAGSLALAAVHGTASITFRGNQLISGVAINFLASGLTVLLGQKIFGLGGRTPSLTPGAELEAQVTPFRAWLSGMTGPDTAAALTATPRFGDIALPLAETLRGVPVIGPLYAEVISGHTILVYVAFLMVPLTWWVLYRTRFGLRLRAVGENPASVDTAGVSVTRLRFAAVAIAGVLCGLAGAYLATGLSAGFVKEMTAGRGFIALAALIFAKWRPWGALGATFLFGLLEAIANRYPNLDLGIVTIPSMFMNALPYILTVIILAGFVGRAIPPRAGGEPYVKER, encoded by the coding sequence ATGGATCTGAACACCGTCCTGCAAATCCTGGACAGCGCGGTGCGGCTGATGACGCCCTTGCTGCTGGCCTGCCTGGCCGGGCTTTATTCCGAACGCGCCGGGGTCTTCGACATCGGGCTGGAGGGCAAGATGCTGATGGCGGCCTTTACCGCCGCCGCCGTCGCCGCGCTGACCGGCAATGTCTGGCTGGGGCTGATCGCCGGGCTGGCCGGATCGCTGGCGCTCGCGGCGGTCCATGGCACGGCCTCGATCACCTTCCGGGGCAACCAGTTGATTTCCGGCGTGGCGATCAACTTCCTGGCCTCGGGGCTGACGGTGCTGCTGGGCCAGAAGATCTTCGGCCTGGGCGGGCGCACGCCGAGCCTGACGCCAGGCGCGGAACTGGAGGCGCAGGTGACGCCCTTCCGCGCCTGGCTGTCGGGGATGACGGGGCCGGACACTGCGGCGGCGCTGACCGCCACGCCCCGCTTCGGCGACATCGCCCTGCCGCTGGCCGAGACCCTGCGCGGTGTGCCGGTGATCGGCCCGCTCTATGCCGAGGTGATCTCGGGCCACACGATCCTGGTCTATGTGGCGTTCCTGATGGTGCCGTTGACCTGGTGGGTGCTGTATCGCACCCGCTTCGGGCTGCGGCTGCGGGCGGTGGGGGAAAACCCGGCCTCGGTCGATACGGCGGGCGTGTCGGTCACGCGGCTGCGCTTTGCCGCCGTGGCGATTGCCGGGGTGCTCTGCGGGCTGGCGGGGGCCTATCTTGCGACCGGGCTGTCGGCGGGCTTCGTCAAGGAAATGACCGCCGGGCGCGGCTTCATCGCCTTGGCCGCGCTGATCTTCGCCAAGTGGCGGCCCTGGGGCGCGCTTGGCGCGACGTTCCTGTTCGGCCTCCTGGAGGCCATCGCCAACCGCTATCCGAACCTGGATCTGGGCATCGTCACCATCCCCTCGATGTTCATGAACGCCCTGCCCTATATCCTGACCGTGATCATCCTTGCCGGTTTCGTCGGCCGCGCCATCCCGCCCCGCGCCGGAGGAGAGCCCTATGTCAAAGAGCGGTGA
- a CDS encoding LysE family translocator: MIDALAPYLPAFLAAYAVQTVGALSPGPAVALLLGTGADQGRRAALAVTAGIALGSGILALGTALGLGLLLERVAWSGTALRYLGAGYLAWLALKAWRKALHPPRIAVATVRRRPTARLFLTGLILPLTNVSAMVFWLAAVSVGPAQVAPFWVHLLFGLGGATILETIHGAYAVMLSSRLVRQAYNGARRWIEGLLGTVLAFMAFRIAMERA, from the coding sequence ATGATCGACGCGCTTGCCCCCTATCTTCCGGCGTTCCTGGCCGCCTATGCCGTCCAGACCGTCGGCGCGCTGTCGCCGGGACCGGCCGTTGCCCTGCTGCTCGGCACCGGCGCGGACCAGGGCCGCCGCGCGGCGCTGGCGGTGACGGCCGGCATCGCCCTCGGATCGGGAATCCTTGCATTGGGCACTGCCCTGGGGCTGGGCCTGCTGCTGGAGCGGGTGGCGTGGTCGGGCACCGCGCTGCGTTATCTGGGCGCGGGCTATCTGGCCTGGCTGGCGCTGAAGGCGTGGCGCAAGGCGCTGCACCCGCCGCGCATCGCCGTGGCCACGGTGCGCAGACGCCCCACGGCCCGGCTGTTCCTGACCGGGCTGATCCTGCCATTGACGAATGTCAGCGCCATGGTCTTCTGGCTGGCCGCCGTCAGCGTCGGGCCCGCCCAGGTGGCGCCCTTCTGGGTGCATCTTCTGTTCGGTCTGGGCGGCGCGACCATCTTGGAGACGATCCATGGTGCCTATGCGGTCATGCTGTCCAGCCGCCTGGTCCGCCAAGCCTATAACGGCGCCCGCCGCTGGATCGAGGGGCTGCTGGGCACGGTCCTGGCCTTCATGGCATTTCGCATCGCGATGGAGCGCGCGTGA
- a CDS encoding ABC transporter permease, producing MEKMPKWADILLTPLISLVLAMAISALVILAIGESPWVALTTMIDGALGSSYGWGFTLYYATNFIFTGLAVMVAYHASLFNIGGEGQAAMGGLGVALVLLSLPLPHWALALPAAMIGAALFGAAWALIPAWLQAKRGSHIVITTIMFNFIAAALLNYVLVNLLRPVGSMDPASARFPNETHLPKLTDMALSLGIEWGKNTPANISFFVAVAACILVWLLIWRSRLGFEIRAFGKSEPAALYAGISPVRITVIAMLISGALAGLMAINNVMGEAERLVLNAVEGAGFIGIAVALMGRNHPLGVFLAALLFGFLYQGGGELALWTSIPRELIIVIQALVILFTGALDNMVRRPLERMFMAMRKRGA from the coding sequence ATGGAGAAGATGCCGAAATGGGCCGATATTCTGCTGACACCGCTGATCTCGCTGGTGCTGGCGATGGCGATTTCGGCGCTTGTGATCCTGGCCATCGGCGAAAGCCCGTGGGTGGCGCTGACCACGATGATCGACGGCGCGTTGGGGTCCAGCTATGGCTGGGGCTTCACGCTGTATTATGCGACGAACTTCATCTTCACCGGGCTGGCGGTGATGGTCGCCTATCACGCCAGCCTGTTCAACATCGGCGGCGAGGGCCAGGCGGCGATGGGCGGGCTGGGCGTGGCCCTGGTGCTGCTGTCGCTGCCCCTGCCGCATTGGGCGCTGGCCCTGCCCGCCGCGATGATCGGCGCGGCGCTGTTCGGCGCGGCCTGGGCGCTGATCCCCGCGTGGCTTCAGGCGAAGCGCGGCAGCCATATTGTGATCACCACGATCATGTTCAACTTCATCGCCGCCGCCCTGCTGAATTATGTGCTGGTGAACCTGCTGCGCCCGGTGGGCAGCATGGACCCGGCATCCGCCCGCTTCCCGAATGAAACGCATCTGCCCAAGCTGACCGACATGGCGCTGTCGCTGGGCATCGAATGGGGCAAGAACACCCCCGCCAATATCAGCTTCTTCGTGGCGGTCGCGGCCTGCATCCTGGTCTGGCTGCTGATCTGGCGCAGCCGCCTGGGATTCGAGATCCGCGCCTTCGGCAAATCCGAACCCGCAGCCCTTTACGCGGGCATCAGCCCGGTGCGCATCACCGTGATCGCCATGCTGATTTCCGGCGCCCTCGCCGGGCTGATGGCCATCAACAATGTCATGGGCGAGGCCGAGCGCCTGGTCCTGAACGCGGTCGAGGGCGCGGGCTTCATCGGCATCGCCGTGGCGCTGATGGGGCGCAACCATCCGCTGGGCGTGTTCCTGGCGGCGCTCTTGTTCGGGTTCCTCTATCAGGGCGGGGGCGAACTGGCGCTGTGGACCAGCATTCCGCGCGAACTGATCATCGTCATCCAGGCGCTTGTCATCCTGTTCACCGGCGCGTTGGACAACATGGTCCGCAGGCCGTTGGAGCGGATGTTCATGGCGATGCGGAAAAGGGGCGCGTGA
- a CDS encoding ABC transporter ATP-binding protein: MEPRGRLETAAPAAIELRGISKAFGPVQANRDIDLRVERGTIHGIIGENGAGKSTLMSILYGFYKPDSGEILVGGRALTIADSQTAIRAGIGMVFQHFKLVPNFTVLENIILGAEDGRLLRPSLAKARGVLKRLAQEYELNVDPDERVENLSVGHQQRVEILKALYRQADILILDEPTGVLTPAEADHLFRILESLRAEGKTIILITHKLREIMAITDSVSVMRRGEMVASVKTADTSPEELAELMVGRKVLLNVQKAPATPGAPVLEIRNLRLVDAAGVERLRGIDMEIRAGEILGIAGVSGNGQTQLLEILGGYPEKGSRLSGEIRINGAPLPLSGGACNAAERRHRGIGHIPEDRQAEGLIMDFAAWENIAFGYHDAPEYGRSLLMDRDAIRRDAQGKIARFDVRPPTCDLAARNFSGGNQQKIVVAREIEHNPDLLLIGQPTRGVDIGAIEFIHKRIVDLRDAGKAILLVSVELDEILSLSDRIAVMFDGRIMGERLPGQATTGELGLLMAGIDPAAAPPQDGIAPARHLSEDPQTPRVS, from the coding sequence GTGGAACCACGGGGGCGGCTGGAAACGGCCGCCCCTGCGGCGATCGAACTGCGCGGCATCTCCAAGGCTTTCGGGCCGGTTCAGGCCAACCGCGACATCGACCTGCGCGTCGAACGCGGCACGATCCACGGCATCATCGGCGAGAACGGCGCGGGCAAATCGACGCTGATGTCGATCCTGTATGGATTCTACAAGCCCGACAGCGGCGAAATCCTGGTGGGTGGCCGCGCCCTGACCATCGCCGATAGCCAGACCGCGATCCGCGCGGGCATCGGCATGGTCTTCCAGCATTTCAAGCTGGTCCCGAATTTCACCGTGCTGGAAAACATCATCCTGGGGGCCGAGGACGGGCGGCTGCTGCGCCCCTCGCTGGCCAAGGCGCGCGGCGTGCTGAAACGGCTGGCGCAGGAATACGAGTTGAACGTCGATCCCGACGAGAGGGTCGAGAACCTGTCTGTCGGCCACCAGCAGCGCGTCGAGATCCTCAAGGCGCTGTATCGCCAGGCCGACATCCTGATCCTGGACGAACCGACCGGCGTGCTGACCCCGGCCGAGGCCGACCACCTGTTCCGCATCCTGGAAAGCCTGCGGGCCGAGGGCAAGACGATCATCCTGATCACCCACAAGCTGCGCGAGATCATGGCGATCACCGACAGCGTGTCGGTCATGCGGCGGGGCGAGATGGTGGCCTCGGTCAAGACGGCGGACACCAGCCCCGAGGAACTGGCCGAACTGATGGTCGGGCGCAAGGTGCTGCTGAACGTCCAGAAGGCCCCGGCGACGCCTGGCGCCCCGGTGCTGGAAATCCGCAACCTGCGCCTGGTCGATGCGGCCGGGGTGGAGCGTCTGCGCGGCATCGACATGGAGATCCGCGCGGGCGAGATCCTGGGGATCGCGGGCGTCAGCGGCAACGGCCAGACGCAGCTTCTGGAAATCCTGGGCGGCTACCCGGAAAAGGGCAGCCGCCTGTCGGGCGAGATCCGCATAAACGGCGCCCCCCTGCCCCTGTCGGGCGGCGCCTGCAACGCCGCCGAGCGCCGCCACCGGGGCATCGGACACATCCCCGAGGACCGGCAGGCCGAGGGGCTGATCATGGATTTCGCCGCCTGGGAAAACATCGCCTTCGGCTATCACGACGCGCCGGAATACGGGCGCAGCCTGCTGATGGACCGCGACGCGATTCGCCGCGATGCTCAGGGCAAGATCGCGCGCTTCGACGTGCGCCCGCCGACCTGCGACCTGGCCGCGCGGAACTTTTCCGGCGGCAACCAGCAAAAGATCGTCGTCGCCCGAGAGATCGAGCATAATCCCGACCTGCTGCTGATCGGCCAGCCCACGCGCGGCGTGGACATCGGCGCGATCGAATTCATCCACAAGCGCATCGTGGACCTGCGCGACGCGGGCAAGGCGATCCTGCTGGTCTCGGTCGAACTGGACGAGATCCTGTCCCTGTCGGACCGCATCGCCGTGATGTTCGACGGGCGCATCATGGGCGAACGCCTGCCCGGCCAGGCCACCACGGGCGAGCTGGGCCTGCTGATGGCGGGAATCGATCCGGCCGCCGCCCCGCCGCAGGACGGGATCGCCCCCGCCCGGCACCTTTCAGAAGACCCCCAGACCCCCCGAGTATCCTGA
- a CDS encoding BMP family ABC transporter substrate-binding protein encodes MSLTTSLLAGVALTALAGGAALADPALIFDLGGKFDKSFNEAAFAGAQRWVEETGGSYKELEMQSEAQREQALRRLAETGANPIVMTGFAFGDVLNQVAPDYPDTQFAIIDTVVEQPNVQSVVFTEEQGSYLAGIMAAQASKSGTVGFVGGMDIPLIHKFECGFAQGFKAARPDGTVLINYTGTTPAAWNDPVKGGELAKAQISQGADVIYAAAGGTGIGVLQAAADGGILSVGVDSNQNHLHPGKVLTSMVKRVDNAVYDAFKNGVQPGVKVMDLKAEGVDVAIDDNNKALITPEIQAAVDEARAAITGGQIAVHDYMTDNACPVR; translated from the coding sequence ATGTCCCTGACGACATCGCTGCTTGCAGGGGTCGCGCTGACGGCATTGGCGGGCGGCGCGGCCTTGGCCGATCCGGCGCTGATCTTCGATCTTGGCGGCAAGTTCGACAAATCCTTCAACGAGGCCGCCTTCGCCGGCGCGCAACGCTGGGTCGAGGAAACCGGCGGCAGCTACAAGGAACTGGAGATGCAGTCCGAGGCGCAGCGCGAACAGGCCCTGCGCCGCCTGGCCGAGACCGGGGCCAATCCCATCGTGATGACCGGCTTTGCCTTCGGCGACGTGCTGAACCAGGTGGCCCCCGATTACCCCGACACCCAGTTCGCGATCATCGACACGGTGGTGGAACAGCCGAACGTCCAGTCGGTCGTCTTCACCGAGGAACAGGGCAGCTATCTGGCCGGGATCATGGCGGCGCAGGCGTCGAAATCGGGCACCGTGGGCTTTGTCGGCGGCATGGACATCCCGCTGATCCATAAATTCGAATGCGGCTTCGCCCAGGGCTTCAAGGCCGCCAGGCCCGACGGGACGGTGCTGATCAACTATACCGGCACCACCCCCGCCGCCTGGAACGACCCGGTCAAGGGCGGAGAGCTTGCCAAGGCCCAGATCAGCCAGGGCGCCGACGTGATCTATGCGGCGGCGGGCGGCACCGGCATCGGCGTGCTGCAAGCGGCGGCGGATGGCGGCATCCTGTCGGTGGGCGTGGACAGCAACCAGAACCACCTGCATCCGGGCAAGGTGCTGACCTCGATGGTCAAGCGGGTGGACAACGCGGTCTACGACGCCTTCAAGAACGGCGTCCAGCCCGGCGTCAAGGTCATGGACCTGAAGGCCGAGGGCGTGGACGTGGCCATCGACGACAACAACAAGGCCCTGATCACGCCCGAGATCCAGGCCGCCGTGGACGAGGCCCGCGCCGCGATCACCGGCGGCCAGATCGCGGTCCACGACTACATGACCGACAACGCCTGCCCGGTCCGGTAA